The sequence GATACAATTTCTAGCCAACCTATATTTAAAATAATTTTATTAAAAATTTTAACCCCCTGTCGTTTAATAAATGACAGGGGGTTTGATTTTATTATGACGAGATGCCGCTGGATGTTTTAACCCGCTTTCTTGCGAGCTAGATACTCCTTTCCTTTGCCAACGTCCGTGTTTATCGGCACGCTTTGAGCACAAAGTGGACAATCCGCTTCGTCCCATGCATTGAGCTTGACATTGACAAGCGCAAAGAGTTTCGGCGGATTCGCCACATCATGCGGCATAATTTCTCCGCGATTGCAGAGAACGCCGAGACCGACAATATTACCGCCGAGAGCGCGAGTCGCCTCGACGACTTTCTTGGCGGAGCCGCCGGTGGTGAGCACATCCTCCACCACCAAGACGTTTTTTTCAGCCACGATTTTATCGTAGCCCCGCTTGATGACAAAGTTTCCCGTTTCGGTAAAACAATTTCGCCCACGATTTTCTGGATCGGGAATTGCAACTGTCTCTTTCTCGGCGTAAACGCCGAACACTTCGCGTCCAGTGATTTCCGATAAATGATGTGCAGTCCACTGCGAAAGGATCACGCCCCCGATTGCCGGAGCGATAACTACTTCCACGCCATCGTTTGCGAACTGCTCGGCGATTGCTCGGCACAAATCCGATGTCTCCTTAGTATGCGGATAAATTGCATCCTTGTTGATATAAGCTGTGCCGTGCTTGCCGGAAGTGTAAACAATATGGCTGTTAGCGATGACTGCTCCGACTTTTCCTAGGACTTGCAAGACTTCTTGCTCGTTCATAATTTCACCTCCTTTCTTACAGAACTGCCAAGATTTCTTCAGTGATTCTTTTCGCCGCGTCCGCAGGCGTTCCGATTTCTGCCGGCGGGGCAGTAATGGGACGGCCGATGACAATATAATCAGCGCCAGCTTTTATAGCTTCTGCCGGAGTGGCAAAACGTTTTTGGTCATTTTTAGCTGCCCACTCTGGACGAATACCGGGAGTGACAATCTTGAAATCCGATCCGCATTCTTTACGGATGGCGCTAATTTCTTTCGGCGAAGCTACCACTCCGTTAAGTCCGCATTTCTGCGCTAACCAAGCCAGATGGACAACTAAATTCTCCATCCTATACTTTTCTAAACACTTTTGACACTCATCAGTAATACATCCTAATTTCACATCAAAATCGAAAATTCCTATTTCAACCAGATCTTTAAATTCAAGTCCGGTCAAAATAGTTACGCCTAGAATTAAAGGCCTTACACAAAATTCTGATTCATTGACGACTTTATCTACTGCATCCCGCGCTTTTTTCATCGCTTCAGAACCGCTCAAGCAATGAACATTAAACATCTTTACGCCCATCCTTGTTACTGCCCGACTAGCTCCAGCCACAGTATTCGGGATGTCCTTAAACTTGCCGTCGTAGAAAACCTGTCCGCCGAGCGAATGAACGAACTCGACGACTTTTGGAGCCCCAACGGCCGTGAGTAATTCCAAACCGACCTTGAAGCATCCGACGTGCGGAGCAAGGCTTTCCACGAGAGACTTTGCTTTGTCCAAGCTGTCCACATCCAGAGCCACGATAATCCTATCCTTTGCTCTCATAACCACACCTCCTATTTAATTTTTAAACCTACAAATTGAGCCAAGCGTCAGCTTGACTCTCCTCTAAACGCACATTACAGAAAAACAAGGAAAAAAGCAAAAGTAAAACAAAAAACAGAAATTTATCAGAATCTTTATAATAAACAGTAAAAAACTTTTCCTACGTGGTGCACTAGACGACGTTAGAACCTCTCATCGACTAAAACTGACGCTTTAAATAGTCCGAAATGCGGCTATCTACCGCTAAACGCCGTTTTTAGTTCTTGCAACTTTTGTGCCCACATCTCTCCCCTCAACCTTTTTATCAGATGGCCTTTTTCGTCAAATTCCGACCAGAGATCATTAATGTCCCATAATAGATAATTCATATCTGATCTTTCCTGATCTGAATAATCTGGGAGGTCTCGGTCGGTTCTTCTATCCAACTCATGACCAACCAATGGCAGTGTATATTCAACGCGTTCCTGATACTTTTTTACATCTTCTATCGTTGGATTATCAATGTTTATACCTTTTCCGCGGTAAAAATCCTTTGAGTGCGGATCTAAACGAACAAATGTTTTTTGCGGATTTCGTTGATCTGCTTCTTTTTCCTTTGCAACCAACTTTTCAAATAAAAGTTCGTTATCTACGTAACGCATAAACAGTTTTTGCAATTCAGGCCTCAATTTTCGTAGTAATACCAAAGCTTCTTCAAGGCTTCGCGGCTTAGGAAATTCTTCGCTTCGAGGAAGCGAATGCCAATCAGCGGATTTCCAAAACGGAGCATAATATTCGCTGAGCTTATTCACGATCTCGTCTACTTCTTCGGGGGTTAGATTATCTACTTCTGATAATCTTAAATTATCTAACTCCGCAATTGGAAGCTCTCTAGGGTTGGCTATATACTCACGGAGCTGTTTTTCTACTTGCTCCCATGGTTTTTCAGTGTCATCCAAATGCTTGTTTTCTTTTGATTGTTTCTTAAAAAATTCAAATCCCATAACTCTATCATAAACCCAATAATTAATTTTTTCAATCTTATGTATTCTTTGTTAGAACCTCCGAGATTTCTGAAATAGAAACTACGATTGATGCGCGAGAACACGAAGAGTCCAACATTGTGCGGACAGGGAGAATCGGGGTAAAGTTTCTAAGCTCGTCGTTCGCGCTTCGCGTTCCGACTCGCTAAGAACTTCCTCCCCGAGCTCGCCCGTCTCGCTCCGCTCGACATGGCTCCGCTTTTCGATTCTCCACGCGAGCAAAGCAGTTTGCTCGCTCTGCCTCGCAATGACAAACAAAAACACAGAGCATATACTCTGTGTTTTTGTGTCATGTGCGGACAGGGAGAATCGAACTCCCGCCCAGAGTTTGGAAAACTCTTATTCTGCCATTAAACTATGTCCGCTTGGAAAATAGACTTTTTGTATAATTATATAATCATTATCAATAAAAATCAGGCAAAAGTAAAACCCTTCGCGAAACGCGAAGGGTTTTACTTGGAAAATTTATTCCTCGTCTTCGGTTGAAGATTCGGAAGTAGTTTCTTCTTCCATTTCAGCGCCGCAACATTCTTTCGCTTCGTCGCTGACGCTGCCGCAAGTTTTACATTTGTAAGTCATATTTATTTTCAATTTAAAATTGCACAAAACAATAAAAAAACGACCTTTTAGTCTTTTTATCTCTTATAAGATGCATGATCTTATAAGTATTGTCTAATCTATCATTTTTTATTTAAAAAGTCAAGGAGTCGTACCTTTTATGGTACAAATTTTATCAGGACTTGCCCAAGGTGCATCGTCATTCTCTCGGTCAGCGTATCGATACTTTATTTTATGAAAAAATTTAGCCCTGCTCCGACGGATCGGAACAGGGCTAAGGGCTAAGTTCAAAGGGACTGAAGTCCCGAGAGTCTTAGTGGTGTTGAGAACTGACTTGCGACACGGCGAACGCGAACCCGTGGACACGAGACCACCTGTTGACAGGCCTGACGTTGAACGCGTTGAGCCAGCGACCATCGTCGAGACGGTTCGCGTCCAGCAAGCGCGGATCGCCGAAGGAGTCGCTGATGGGTTCGTGCATGGCAACGATGTACCACAGACCCATCGCTTCGATCTCTTTGTCCGTGAACTTCTCGCGGATGAGGCAGGCCAGTTCGGCGTTTGGCTTCGAGAGCTTGCGCTTGTCGGCCTCGGCGCGAATCTTCTTCGTGATACGGCCGTTGTCCTCGAAGAGTATGCCCTTGAGAACGGCGACTTTGGTCGTCACGCCGTTGGTCGGCTTGAAGTCCGGCGAACGAAGCACCTGCTTGGCGTAGTCTCCGACGTGGAAACCGTTGCCTTCCAGATGCTTGATCCAGTCTTCGCCGGTCGTGCCGTCGGAGGTGACGCTGAAGTAGATGACGCCGTCTTCCTCGCGCCACGAACGGATCGGTTCGGAAACCGAGAGTTCGTCGCGGAGAAAGCGGAGTGCCATGTCGTGGCCACCGAGCTTCTTGACGATGGCGTTGAGTTGGCCGGCGGTAAGTCCGGCGGATGCAAATTTTCTGTTCATAATTGTACCTCCTTAGGTTAATTTGCCCGTTTCGTTTTCCTCTAATCCGAGGAAACCATGGCCTGTGTGGTCATAGCGAGGAATGGCCTAGTTTTAAGCCACTTTTCGCTATGACCAATCGCAAGTCTTATCAAAGAACTATGCCTACTATCATACACCTAAACGCCATATTTATCAATAGTCTGTCATGGTTCAAAACAACCCAGCCGGACTGGTGGTGGCGGCATTATTCACAAACTCCACGGCGTTTGCCAGCCAAACGGAAGAAGTATCGCTGATAATGCCGAGTAGATTATTGGTAAAAGAAACATTGGCAAGAGTAGTGGTGGAATTAAAAACCGCCAAAGCCGCTTTGGTTCCCCAAGGGCCTGAATAATTGTGATTTTCAAAACGGCTGTTTGAGATATTTAAATTACTGCCAGCCGCGGCGTAAATGCCATAAGGATAGTTCTCTTTAAAGAGAGCGTTGGTAATATTAGCCGAGCCAGCCGCCATTTTAAGGCCGGCGCTGTCATTGCCGCCGCCGCTCCGGCTTCCGGCGTAACGGACAGTAAATCCTTTTCCTTCCAGAGAAGCGGTATTGGCCAAATTAAGGCCGGGCCAATCTCCGGGCGTCGGCGAATTAACGCCGTTATCCGTATCGCCGCCTATCGCATCGTCATAAAGAGAAGTAAAAATTATGTCTTCGGGATTTTCGCCGTTCAATGTTAATCGGCCGCTGACCTGCAATCCTTTGCTTAATCCTTTGATTATCGCGCCGGATTCAACCGCTAAACCGGAATTAACCGGAACAACCGGAGTTGCTCCGGAAATGACATAAGGGATGTTATCGGCTTTCAAAGTGGAAGTGGCGCTGGCCGCGGCCAGATTACCGTCAAGAACAATGCCGTTTAAGCCGTTTTGCAAAGCTAAATTATTCGTAAATTTACCGACCGCTCCGGATGAATTGATTGCTTTCTGCATATTATTGGAAAAAGTGTTGGCGTCAACAGCAGCCGGAGCGTCGCTAAGATACAGGCCTGTTTGATTCTGGGAAAATTCATTGTTTTTAATGGTGTAATTTCCGGAAGAAACAAATAAACCTTTGCCTTGTTCGGAGTAATTGTCATTGTACCTGAAAATATTGTTTTCCACGGTGGAAGTGGAATTGATTAAAACAAGGCCGTGGGCTTTTGAGTATTCAAAGATGGAATTTTTTATGGAAATATCAGGAGTGTCCTGAATTTTAACCAAAACTCGGTCTGTTTCCGAAGTCGGAGCGTAATACTTGCCGCCGTATCGGAAAATCACGCGGTCAAGAATTGAGCCATTTGAGCCGAAAACAACATCAACTCCGTACCAATCGCCGATGCTTGGTACAGAAGATGTCGCGTCAGCATTAGTGTCTCCGCCATATTCATCATCGTAAAAACTGGTGAAAACAATCGGCGTGTTTGAGGCGCCTTGAGCCATTATAGCGGCTTGATTAAAATTCATTCCAGCGTCATTGTAAAATTTAAGGACCACTCCGGGTTCAATGGTTAAAATAGAGCCATTCTGAAAAACTTGGACAATGTTATTCACTAAATAAGGGCTGTTAGCTTTAGTCAAAACAACATTTTCATTGGAGATCGTTGCCGCGCCTTTGGCAATCAAATAGTTGACGCTGTTGCGGGCTTTGGGAGTGCCGTTAAGAGGGTTTCCGGCGCCGTCTTTGCTGTTTCTGATGATCGTGATGTTGGTGCCCCAATTAGAAAGTTCTTCTCCTGAAATATCAGGATCATATCTTTCCATTGTCCGGTAATTGCTGATTGTTCCTGCCGGCCAGCTGGCTAAAGGCGTGCTATCAATGGTAGTTGAAGCATAACTTAAAATTAAAGTTTCTATGCCGGTGTTATTGAGCGCCCAGTCCGCGCCGTCATTGCCGTAAACCAAGTCAGCGCCAATATCGCTTATGGTCTTGTCGTCCGCGCGTTCCAATAAATAATATCCTTTGGCGGAAATAATTCCTGAAAGAGGGATATACGGCCGATTATCTGAAACTCGCAAGACCCAATTATTAAGATTTATAGCGTGATTTGTTCTGTTGTAAAGTTCTATCCACTCGTCTTCGGTTGAAGAAGCCGTGCCCATCCAAGCCGCTTCGTTAATGACCACCGGCATTGCGGATATTTCGGCTGCGGAGGTTGTTGCTTGCGACCAATTGCCGCTTTGATCCCGCAGCCGCAAAGAAAAAGCATAGGCCGTGTTATCGCTTAAATTCAAAACAGTGGAAGTTGCGATAGTGGTTGAAGTGGTTGTTGAAGTCAAATTTCCGTAAGAAAGTTCAAAATAATCCAAATCTTGAGCCGGGCTTGACCAATTTAAATGAAGAGTGGTGGTGGCGGTCAGGCAAGCGCCGACAGCCAGCGAATTTTGGCATTCGGCGATTGTTAATGTTGGCATCGCCGGCGCTTCGGAACCAACCGGAGGAATGATATCTGAAAGCGGTTCGTTTTGATTGTTTGAATTTGAAACTTGGCTGTTTTCGTTTACCGCGGACGCCGCTCCTCCGCCAAAACCGGCATAAGGCAAAGCCCCCACACTTATATTTAAGTGTGGGGGCAAAGCCGCAAGTTGATTTGGATGCTCGGCCTCCAAGTGCGCTTGCGTTTGCGCGATTTCCGCCAATTGATTCTCTAAAACTTTTACTTTTGTTTTTGCTTCATCAAGACTGGCTTGTAAATCCTCTAAACTTGGGGATTCAATCTCCAAGTTAATTTCTTGAACCGGATTAAAAACTTCTTCTGTTTGTTTAATCTCCAATGTTAAAAGTTTATCCGGTTCAATATCAATATCCGTTGTTGATATTGAATCAAAAGCCGGAGAAGCGATGTTGGCGGTTATGGGAACTTTTTTGGATACGCTCAATTTAAGTTTAAGAAAATCAACGGCGTCAGTTATTTTTTGTCTGGTTTTAGAGAAAAAATCAAAAATTGCGTAGGCCTCGTTCATAAGCGAACTTATGCCCGCGGTTTCCGGCGGCGGTTTTTCCAAAGTATTTAAATCTTGTTTTGCTTTTTCGCCTTCACGGAGAAAAAGATCAATCACTCCG is a genomic window of Candidatus Niyogibacteria bacterium containing:
- the pyrF gene encoding orotidine-5'-phosphate decarboxylase, whose product is MRAKDRIIVALDVDSLDKAKSLVESLAPHVGCFKVGLELLTAVGAPKVVEFVHSLGGQVFYDGKFKDIPNTVAGASRAVTRMGVKMFNVHCLSGSEAMKKARDAVDKVVNESEFCVRPLILGVTILTGLEFKDLVEIGIFDFDVKLGCITDECQKCLEKYRMENLVVHLAWLAQKCGLNGVVASPKEISAIRKECGSDFKIVTPGIRPEWAAKNDQKRFATPAEAIKAGADYIVIGRPITAPPAEIGTPADAAKRITEEILAVL
- a CDS encoding lamin tail domain-containing protein: MKYSWHKIFIIFLLLFWSGRVFAYDDQTTHPALTDEIVDFYNLFSDVKLTSEEKEWVVQGAMDEDTPPRWINHFYDPIYKVGWTGENTGIWPAMLIKYFSEKILSSAEPVSSLDWLHNQKLQAEYGDYQGNRTWERAIYEYANGNTKEAYYTLGYILHLIEDATVPDHTRDDTHAHELQFLTGDFGSPYEEFSKRFTRSALNIAGELARQGLKPIAFASADDYLASLAEYSNKYFFSKDTINDPKYADPKIVREENEYGYGMDKNGEEFEVIGFKIVRDLATMQFVSQYFFPKNNNDNGYEQILSQYFTRLSREAIINGAGVIDLFLREGEKAKQDLNTLEKPPPETAGISSLMNEAYAIFDFFSKTRQKITDAVDFLKLKLSVSKKVPITANIASPAFDSISTTDIDIEPDKLLTLEIKQTEEVFNPVQEINLEIESPSLEDLQASLDEAKTKVKVLENQLAEIAQTQAHLEAEHPNQLAALPPHLNISVGALPYAGFGGGAASAVNENSQVSNSNNQNEPLSDIIPPVGSEAPAMPTLTIAECQNSLAVGACLTATTTLHLNWSSPAQDLDYFELSYGNLTSTTTSTTIATSTVLNLSDNTAYAFSLRLRDQSGNWSQATTSAAEISAMPVVINEAAWMGTASSTEDEWIELYNRTNHAINLNNWVLRVSDNRPYIPLSGIISAKGYYLLERADDKTISDIGADLVYGNDGADWALNNTGIETLILSYASTTIDSTPLASWPAGTISNYRTMERYDPDISGEELSNWGTNITIIRNSKDGAGNPLNGTPKARNSVNYLIAKGAATISNENVVLTKANSPYLVNNIVQVFQNGSILTIEPGVVLKFYNDAGMNFNQAAIMAQGASNTPIVFTSFYDDEYGGDTNADATSSVPSIGDWYGVDVVFGSNGSILDRVIFRYGGKYYAPTSETDRVLVKIQDTPDISIKNSIFEYSKAHGLVLINSTSTVENNIFRYNDNYSEQGKGLFVSSGNYTIKNNEFSQNQTGLYLSDAPAAVDANTFSNNMQKAINSSGAVGKFTNNLALQNGLNGIVLDGNLAAASATSTLKADNIPYVISGATPVVPVNSGLAVESGAIIKGLSKGLQVSGRLTLNGENPEDIIFTSLYDDAIGGDTDNGVNSPTPGDWPGLNLANTASLEGKGFTVRYAGSRSGGGNDSAGLKMAAGSANITNALFKENYPYGIYAAAGSNLNISNSRFENHNYSGPWGTKAALAVFNSTTTLANVSFTNNLLGIISDTSSVWLANAVEFVNNAATTSPAGLF
- a CDS encoding phosphoribosyltransferase, with the protein product MNEQEVLQVLGKVGAVIANSHIVYTSGKHGTAYINKDAIYPHTKETSDLCRAIAEQFANDGVEVVIAPAIGGVILSQWTAHHLSEITGREVFGVYAEKETVAIPDPENRGRNCFTETGNFVIKRGYDKIVAEKNVLVVEDVLTTGGSAKKVVEATRALGGNIVGLGVLCNRGEIMPHDVANPPKLFALVNVKLNAWDEADCPLCAQSVPINTDVGKGKEYLARKKAG